The following are encoded in a window of Salinibacter ruber DSM 13855 genomic DNA:
- a CDS encoding outer membrane beta-barrel protein: protein MRRTAALLIVLGLIFSTRVSAQPAVSVRGNVGAAFFQSPEGLNNILNSGVDLGLEAGLEVYDGLEVVLQGSYDRFTLNSDNVALLDDNLSVGTSVEGGALNLINGTVGLRYTLKNQSDAHPYVAGGIGLYRTELAEARVRQGENVLPERSTRGRGFHLAIGSNFRVDETYGVFFEPRYVVVDTGGSDLQTGDSTRYVTVRLGVEVQF, encoded by the coding sequence ATGCGACGGACCGCCGCGCTTCTCATCGTCCTCGGCCTCATTTTTAGCACCCGCGTGTCGGCCCAGCCGGCGGTCTCGGTCCGCGGAAATGTAGGGGCGGCGTTCTTTCAGTCGCCCGAAGGCCTGAACAACATCCTGAACTCCGGGGTGGACCTGGGGCTTGAGGCAGGACTCGAGGTGTACGATGGGTTGGAGGTCGTCCTGCAGGGGAGCTACGACCGGTTTACCCTGAACAGCGACAATGTTGCGCTTCTGGACGACAACCTATCGGTCGGGACGTCGGTGGAGGGCGGTGCGCTGAACCTTATAAACGGGACCGTCGGGCTGCGCTACACCCTCAAGAATCAGAGCGATGCCCATCCGTACGTGGCGGGGGGCATCGGGCTGTACCGGACCGAGCTCGCGGAGGCACGGGTGCGCCAGGGTGAAAACGTGCTTCCGGAGCGATCCACGAGAGGAAGGGGCTTTCACCTCGCGATCGGGTCTAACTTTCGGGTCGACGAGACCTACGGGGTCTTTTTCGAGCCGCGGTACGTCGTCGTCGACACGGGCGGCTCGGATCTTCAGACGGGGGATTCGACCCGCTACGTCACCGTCCGGCTGGGAGTGGAGGTGCAGTTTTGA
- a CDS encoding ribose-phosphate diphosphokinase: protein MRASSNEHRVAIFGGRSNPALANKIAEAYGTTLGDLSIRDFADGEIYVRFEESIRGADLFIIQSTHPKADNWMELLLLIDAAKRASAERVTAVIPYFGYARQERKDQPRVSIAAKLMANMLTSAGVDRILTMELHAAQIQGFFDVPVDHLYGSTVLTDHVRQFDLDDFVVLAPDVGGLKMARAYAQRLGVDLALIDKRRPRQNEARVMNVIGDVEGKDVLIIDDIVDTAGTLTRAAKALKDHGALKIMAACTHGLLSGPAYDRIENSPLERLMITDTVPLKRPSDCIEVVSVSNLFAKAIRHIYTDRSVSTLFTD from the coding sequence ATGCGTGCGTCGAGCAATGAACACCGCGTCGCCATCTTCGGGGGCCGCTCCAACCCGGCCCTCGCCAACAAGATTGCCGAGGCCTACGGCACGACCCTCGGGGACCTCAGCATCCGCGACTTTGCGGACGGCGAGATCTACGTGCGGTTCGAGGAGTCCATTCGGGGAGCGGACCTGTTTATCATTCAGAGCACCCATCCGAAGGCGGACAACTGGATGGAGCTGCTCCTCCTGATCGACGCCGCCAAGCGGGCCTCGGCCGAACGCGTAACGGCCGTGATCCCCTACTTCGGCTACGCCCGACAGGAGCGCAAGGACCAGCCGCGCGTCTCCATCGCGGCGAAGCTCATGGCCAACATGCTCACCTCCGCCGGCGTGGACCGCATCCTGACCATGGAGCTTCACGCCGCCCAGATCCAGGGCTTTTTCGACGTCCCGGTGGACCACCTGTACGGCTCCACCGTCCTGACCGACCACGTTCGCCAGTTCGACCTCGACGACTTCGTCGTGCTGGCCCCGGACGTGGGCGGCCTCAAGATGGCCCGCGCCTACGCCCAGCGCCTGGGCGTGGACCTGGCCCTCATCGACAAGCGCCGCCCCCGTCAAAACGAAGCACGGGTGATGAACGTGATCGGGGACGTGGAGGGGAAGGATGTCCTCATCATCGACGACATCGTCGATACGGCCGGCACCCTAACCCGCGCCGCGAAGGCACTCAAGGACCACGGCGCCCTGAAAATCATGGCGGCCTGCACGCACGGCCTCCTCTCCGGCCCGGCCTACGACCGCATCGAGAACTCCCCCCTTGAGCGACTCATGATCACCGACACGGTGCCCCTCAAGCGCCCGTCCGACTGCATCGAGGTGGTCAGCGTGTCGAACCTGTTCGCCAAGGCCATCCGCCACATTTACACCGACCGGTCGGTCTCCACGCTCTTCACCGACTAG
- a CDS encoding NUDIX domain-containing protein — protein sequence MPDADPTPVVTVFLRHRGEVLLLRRSDAVDSYPGRWGAVAGHVEDGDPAASALREVEEETGLRGADVHPRRQGSAFTVEDDDHGAHWRVHPFLFDVDSRSIQTNWETEAVEWASPTVLLRRDTVPDLWTSYRRVAPSILGLTNDTTHGSAYLSIRALEVLRDRAGMLAHSEAATIEDARGRLIGTAHRLLDARPSMAALANRLHRAMHASLPELPPDAVETNAHEAIQNALAADAAAAETAATQLSGTHVLTLSRSGTVLSALQAADPSPTVSVAVSAPGDEGVAVAERLTEAGLDVTLLPDAAVARRLQGGSVDAVLVGADTVQPSGAVVNKAGTYGAALAAHRADVPVYAACAVDKIAVDDGASDESAADRAVYDGSRDVEVWAPRFDTTPAALVTGGLLTDRGRLAADAIDTVTEELTELRAWT from the coding sequence ATGCCCGACGCCGACCCGACGCCCGTCGTCACCGTGTTTCTCCGACACCGAGGCGAAGTGTTGCTGCTTCGCCGCAGCGACGCGGTGGACTCTTATCCCGGTCGGTGGGGCGCCGTTGCCGGGCACGTCGAGGACGGCGATCCCGCGGCGTCCGCGCTGCGGGAGGTGGAGGAGGAGACAGGCCTGCGTGGCGCCGACGTGCATCCCCGGCGGCAGGGCTCGGCGTTCACGGTCGAGGACGACGACCACGGGGCGCACTGGCGGGTGCACCCGTTCCTCTTCGACGTCGACAGCCGGTCGATCCAGACGAACTGGGAAACCGAGGCGGTCGAGTGGGCCTCCCCTACCGTACTGTTGCGGCGCGACACAGTACCGGACCTTTGGACCTCGTACCGCCGCGTGGCGCCGTCCATCCTCGGCCTCACGAACGACACGACGCACGGGTCGGCCTATCTCTCCATTCGGGCCCTGGAGGTACTGCGCGACCGGGCCGGCATGCTCGCCCATTCCGAGGCCGCCACGATTGAGGATGCCCGGGGCCGCCTAATCGGCACCGCGCATCGCCTGCTGGACGCCCGGCCGTCGATGGCGGCGCTGGCGAACCGGCTGCACCGCGCCATGCACGCGAGCCTCCCGGAGCTCCCCCCTGATGCGGTCGAGACCAACGCCCACGAGGCCATCCAGAACGCCCTGGCGGCCGACGCGGCGGCGGCCGAGACCGCAGCCACTCAGCTAAGCGGGACCCACGTGCTCACCCTGTCCCGCTCCGGCACCGTGTTGTCGGCCCTGCAGGCGGCCGACCCGTCCCCCACCGTCAGCGTGGCCGTCTCGGCGCCCGGGGACGAGGGCGTGGCCGTCGCCGAGCGCCTCACCGAAGCGGGCCTCGACGTGACGCTCCTCCCCGACGCCGCCGTCGCGCGTCGCCTGCAGGGGGGCAGCGTCGACGCCGTGCTCGTGGGGGCGGACACGGTGCAGCCTTCGGGGGCGGTGGTCAATAAGGCCGGAACGTACGGGGCCGCCCTCGCGGCGCATCGGGCCGATGTGCCCGTGTACGCTGCGTGCGCCGTCGACAAGATCGCAGTGGACGACGGTGCGTCCGACGAGTCCGCCGCGGACCGGGCCGTGTACGACGGCTCTCGGGACGTGGAGGTATGGGCCCCTCGGTTTGACACCACCCCCGCCGCCCTCGTCACCGGGGGCCTGCTTACCGATCGGGGCAGGCTGGCGGCCGACGCGATCGACACCGTAACGGAGGAGCTCACCGAACTCCGCGCCTGGACCTGA
- a CDS encoding tetratricopeptide repeat protein, with translation MSTLHDFLWLLLACAWVCAGCVATSPDPTREARPGPVDARPDSTRSVPVDRDTTRRPSGDAGPVQALRAAYREGAYDAVVRRIRSRRRDDSLHSSASQALHVLLGRAEQARGRHAAAIDALNTARRIAEGEGRATTAIDRALGDSHAALYRWPEAASAFERVLGARPDDRAARQALAEVYRRARRWSKARAQYARLVRADASNGRWWARLGQCNLGLNQTERARRHFGKAHRRVPQSAEVALSLSRLHRAAGHLDAARRVVDTTLTHQSGDPRLWRRRADLAFERENLKRARRAYVRTLATGDSSATVYRRIGLADVRRQQYARALPFLRRSLQRDSSHARTTLYLGVTYLRLDSLRRASRYLQNTIDQEASGPITDALAHQGATYSRRGNVSAALEAYKTARRLRPGRAELDFRLATVYDEHYRDKAPAARYYRRFLQAHEGGLPELRRYAMSRLKALRPTLHMQQGPASSE, from the coding sequence ATGTCGACCCTTCACGATTTTCTTTGGCTCCTGCTGGCCTGCGCGTGGGTCTGCGCCGGGTGTGTTGCGACATCCCCCGACCCTACTCGAGAGGCCCGGCCGGGGCCGGTCGACGCGAGGCCCGACTCGACTCGATCGGTACCGGTTGATCGGGACACGACGCGCCGTCCATCCGGTGATGCCGGACCGGTGCAGGCCCTACGGGCCGCCTACAGGGAGGGCGCGTACGACGCGGTGGTCCGTCGCATCCGCAGCCGACGACGCGACGACTCGCTCCACAGCTCCGCATCGCAGGCGCTCCACGTCCTGCTTGGGCGAGCGGAACAGGCCCGGGGACGCCATGCGGCCGCCATTGACGCTCTGAACACGGCCCGACGCATTGCCGAGGGCGAAGGGCGGGCCACGACGGCGATCGATCGGGCCCTCGGGGACAGCCACGCCGCGCTGTATCGGTGGCCGGAGGCGGCGTCGGCGTTCGAGCGTGTGCTCGGCGCGCGTCCCGACGACCGGGCGGCCCGGCAGGCGCTCGCGGAGGTGTACCGGCGCGCTCGAAGGTGGTCGAAGGCGCGGGCCCAGTACGCACGACTGGTGCGTGCCGACGCCTCGAACGGACGGTGGTGGGCGCGCCTCGGGCAGTGCAACCTTGGGCTCAATCAAACAGAGCGGGCGCGGCGCCACTTCGGGAAGGCCCACCGGCGCGTGCCGCAGTCCGCGGAGGTCGCGCTGTCGCTCAGTCGACTGCACCGCGCGGCAGGACATCTCGACGCAGCCCGGCGCGTGGTGGACACCACCCTGACCCACCAGTCGGGGGACCCCCGACTGTGGCGCCGTCGGGCCGACCTCGCATTCGAGCGAGAGAATCTCAAGAGGGCGCGCCGTGCGTACGTCCGGACGCTAGCCACAGGCGACTCGTCGGCGACGGTGTACCGGCGGATTGGCCTCGCCGACGTGCGCCGCCAGCAGTATGCCCGGGCCCTGCCCTTCCTCCGGCGGTCCCTGCAACGCGATTCCAGTCACGCCCGTACCACCCTCTATCTGGGCGTCACATACCTGCGGCTCGATAGCCTGCGCCGGGCGAGCAGGTACCTTCAGAACACCATCGACCAGGAGGCGAGCGGGCCGATCACGGACGCCTTGGCGCACCAGGGGGCCACGTACAGTCGACGCGGGAACGTGTCCGCCGCGCTTGAGGCCTACAAAACGGCCCGTCGGCTGCGTCCGGGGCGGGCGGAGCTTGACTTCCGCCTCGCGACGGTCTACGACGAGCACTACCGGGACAAGGCCCCCGCCGCCCGCTACTACCGCCGATTTCTCCAGGCACACGAGGGGGGACTTCCCGAGCTGCGCCGATACGCGATGTCTCGTCTGAAGGCCCTTCGCCCCACCCTCCACATGCAACAGGGGCCCGCGTCGAGTGAGTAG
- a CDS encoding NifU family protein, whose translation MSDDVPSSPDTEDGSSPHIDPELRDNIEEALDTIRPYLMADGGSVRLLNVTADYVVELELLGACGSCPMSTMTLRAGIEQALKRSVPKVKRVEAVNATAAA comes from the coding sequence ATGTCCGACGACGTGCCTTCCTCCCCCGACACCGAAGACGGGTCGTCCCCACACATCGACCCGGAACTGCGCGACAACATCGAGGAGGCCCTCGACACGATCCGCCCCTACCTCATGGCGGACGGCGGGTCGGTCCGGCTGCTGAACGTGACCGCCGACTACGTCGTGGAGCTCGAGCTGTTGGGGGCCTGTGGATCGTGCCCCATGAGCACCATGACGCTGCGCGCGGGCATCGAGCAGGCCCTCAAGCGGTCCGTGCCGAAAGTGAAGCGGGTCGAGGCGGTCAACGCCACGGCGGCCGCGTAG
- the prmA gene encoding 50S ribosomal protein L11 methyltransferase, which translates to MDTIELTLTIPPVEHAPFLAELEEPATGFVQNDTELRAYVPAERWAAVDQKQLKARLAADGHPDALSIRPLESKNWNAVWEDTLSPVRAGPFLVCPTSVAPPSARDDATVLRIDPEMSFGTGHHATTRLALRLLAEALAPGDRVLDVGTGTGVLAIAACRIGADAARGVDTNPDAVRNARENVRRNEETDCVTVQEGSVDVASDTQYDLVAANITRRVLLELMPALVARLAPGASLLLSGLLRPQRDDIRDAVASHGLALDAEAAEEGWWAGRFARSPSP; encoded by the coding sequence ATGGATACGATCGAGCTCACTCTCACCATTCCGCCCGTGGAGCACGCCCCGTTTCTGGCGGAGCTGGAAGAGCCCGCCACCGGCTTCGTGCAGAACGACACCGAACTCCGCGCTTACGTGCCGGCCGAGCGCTGGGCCGCCGTCGATCAGAAGCAGTTGAAAGCCCGCCTGGCCGCCGACGGGCACCCCGATGCGCTGTCGATTCGGCCCCTGGAATCGAAGAACTGGAACGCCGTCTGGGAGGACACCCTCTCGCCCGTACGGGCCGGGCCGTTTCTCGTCTGTCCCACCTCGGTGGCCCCACCGTCCGCCCGGGACGACGCCACGGTGCTCCGCATCGATCCGGAAATGAGTTTCGGCACGGGACACCACGCCACCACACGACTGGCCCTGCGGCTTTTGGCCGAGGCCCTCGCCCCCGGCGATCGCGTGCTCGACGTGGGCACCGGGACCGGCGTGCTCGCCATTGCGGCCTGTCGCATCGGTGCCGACGCGGCACGGGGGGTGGACACCAACCCCGACGCGGTGCGCAACGCCCGCGAAAACGTACGCCGGAATGAGGAGACCGACTGTGTCACCGTACAGGAGGGGTCCGTGGACGTCGCATCGGACACCCAGTACGACCTCGTGGCCGCAAACATCACGCGACGCGTCCTGCTGGAGTTGATGCCGGCCCTCGTCGCCCGCCTCGCCCCGGGCGCCTCTCTTCTTCTCTCCGGCCTCCTCCGGCCGCAGCGCGACGACATCCGCGATGCGGTTGCGTCCCACGGCCTTGCCCTCGACGCAGAGGCTGCGGAGGAGGGATGGTGGGCCGGTCGATTCGCTCGTTCCCCATCCCCCTGA
- a CDS encoding exopolyphosphatase codes for MRLATIDIGTNTAQLLVAERDGTELRRLHTAERFVRLGEGVDARGRIGREAQGRLLDALRDHLQEARTYDVDRVSAAGTSALRDAANRDAVLASVRDALGLSVDLLSGTEEATWSFAAARAAFDDRSGACLVVDVGGGSTELIAGAAPGQTRSSPAEAIRDHASLDVGCVRLTERCFASQPPSPGAVTTAAQVVDEALAARAPAVGDAPVLIGTAGTAAALALVHAGPASTWDALHDNGLVLSRKDVRDWRERLLGRSVDGILELHPEAMAGRADVFPMGVILLDRTLAHYDLDDLRVSPYELRHGLALRLLASAPASPS; via the coding sequence ATGCGCCTCGCCACCATCGACATCGGCACGAACACGGCTCAGCTCCTCGTCGCCGAGCGGGACGGGACCGAGCTGCGCCGCCTCCACACGGCCGAGCGGTTCGTGCGGCTCGGGGAGGGGGTGGATGCCCGGGGCCGCATTGGCCGGGAGGCGCAGGGGCGCCTCCTCGATGCACTGCGCGACCACCTCCAGGAGGCCCGGACGTACGACGTGGATCGGGTCTCGGCCGCCGGCACGAGTGCCCTCCGCGACGCGGCGAACCGGGACGCCGTTCTCGCGTCGGTGCGGGACGCCCTGGGACTGTCCGTCGATCTTCTCTCCGGCACCGAGGAGGCGACGTGGAGCTTTGCGGCGGCCCGCGCGGCATTCGACGACCGTTCGGGAGCATGCCTGGTCGTTGACGTAGGCGGCGGGTCCACGGAACTCATCGCCGGCGCGGCCCCAGGCCAGACGCGCTCGTCGCCCGCCGAGGCCATCCGGGATCACGCCAGCCTCGATGTCGGGTGCGTGCGCCTGACCGAGCGCTGCTTCGCGTCGCAGCCCCCGTCCCCCGGTGCCGTCACGACGGCCGCGCAGGTGGTCGACGAGGCCCTTGCGGCCCGCGCGCCGGCGGTCGGGGACGCCCCTGTGCTCATCGGCACGGCCGGCACCGCCGCCGCCCTGGCGCTCGTCCACGCGGGCCCCGCCAGCACCTGGGACGCGCTACACGACAACGGCCTCGTCCTGTCTCGGAAGGACGTACGCGACTGGCGCGAGCGTCTCCTCGGTCGGTCCGTCGACGGCATCCTTGAGCTGCACCCGGAGGCGATGGCGGGCCGGGCCGACGTGTTCCCGATGGGCGTGATTCTCCTCGACCGCACTCTGGCCCACTACGACCTGGATGATCTTCGCGTGAGTCCCTACGAACTGCGGCACGGCCTGGCCCTCCGCCTCCTGGCCTCGGCGCCGGCCTCCCCGTCCTGA
- a CDS encoding Mrp/NBP35 family ATP-binding protein, whose amino-acid sequence MSVPREDILDVLRQIKHPKEEKDIIRLDMVKDLTIEDGHVSFTVVVKDPDGPFASQVEEACQRLLHEEVSRELTVDVEVDSEMIPLGDDVMVGDQGGEKQQTSGEDGVQNTIAVASGKGGVGKSTVAVNLAMSLSEQGYEVALVDTDIYGPSIPKMMGMEGEKPRVNDERKMVPLEKHGVKTLSMGFMVDPDQAVVWRGPMVTKAVRQFLGDVDWGDIEYMILDLPPGTGDVQLTIVQTIPLTGAVIVSTPQDLALADARKGKAMFDNVNVPVVGMVENMAYFSPPDQPDRKYYLFGRAGAQELAQELDVPFLGEVPIQQEIRKSSDQGTPIVRSAPDSASTQAFAEIADQLTEQVALRNAEDDPTQKIEILYE is encoded by the coding sequence ATGTCCGTCCCCCGCGAAGACATCCTGGATGTCCTCCGACAGATCAAGCACCCAAAGGAGGAGAAGGACATCATCCGGCTCGACATGGTGAAGGACCTCACGATCGAGGACGGGCACGTCTCATTCACCGTCGTCGTGAAGGACCCGGACGGGCCCTTCGCCAGTCAGGTCGAAGAGGCCTGCCAGCGCCTGCTGCACGAAGAAGTGAGCCGTGAACTGACGGTGGACGTGGAGGTGGACAGCGAGATGATTCCGCTGGGGGACGACGTGATGGTGGGCGATCAGGGGGGCGAGAAGCAGCAGACGAGCGGCGAGGACGGCGTGCAGAACACCATTGCCGTGGCCAGCGGCAAGGGCGGGGTGGGCAAGAGCACCGTCGCCGTCAACCTGGCGATGTCCCTCTCCGAGCAGGGCTACGAGGTGGCGCTCGTGGACACCGACATCTACGGCCCCTCGATTCCAAAGATGATGGGGATGGAGGGGGAGAAGCCGCGCGTCAACGACGAGCGCAAGATGGTGCCGCTCGAGAAGCACGGCGTCAAAACCCTGTCGATGGGCTTCATGGTCGACCCCGATCAGGCGGTCGTCTGGCGCGGGCCGATGGTCACGAAGGCCGTGCGCCAGTTTCTCGGCGACGTGGACTGGGGCGACATCGAGTACATGATCCTCGACCTGCCCCCCGGAACGGGCGACGTCCAGCTCACCATCGTCCAGACCATCCCCCTCACCGGGGCCGTCATCGTCTCGACGCCGCAGGACCTCGCTCTCGCCGACGCGCGGAAGGGCAAGGCGATGTTCGACAACGTAAACGTGCCCGTGGTGGGCATGGTCGAGAACATGGCCTACTTCTCCCCACCCGACCAGCCGGACCGCAAATACTACCTCTTCGGCCGGGCGGGCGCCCAGGAGCTGGCCCAGGAGCTCGACGTGCCGTTTCTCGGGGAGGTGCCAATTCAGCAGGAGATCCGCAAGAGCAGCGACCAGGGCACCCCCATCGTGCGGTCCGCCCCGGACAGCGCCTCGACCCAGGCGTTTGCCGAGATCGCCGATCAGCTCACCGAGCAGGTCGCCCTCCGCAACGCCGAGGACGACCCGACGCAGAAGATCGAGATCCTCTACGAATAA
- the ubiE gene encoding bifunctional demethylmenaquinone methyltransferase/2-methoxy-6-polyprenyl-1,4-benzoquinol methylase UbiE: MPDPSHPPIGEADGKAEAVESMFDAVAPRYDLLNRVLSAGIDRYWRSRAVRTLRAEQPRRVLDVATGTADLALKAQRTLHPRETIGIDLSAEMLDRGREKIERANLASRIVLQKADAADLPFDDGTFDAAFVAFGVRNFEDLDAGLDDIRRVLRPGGALVVLEFSTPRTTPIKQLYAWYSRHVLPRIGGLLSPDQGAYEYLPSSVAAFPDGVDFLRRMEGTGFVDLTWTPLTFGIASLYTGRVR, encoded by the coding sequence ATGCCCGACCCCTCTCATCCCCCCATCGGCGAGGCCGACGGCAAGGCAGAGGCCGTGGAGTCCATGTTCGACGCCGTGGCGCCCCGCTACGACCTCCTGAACCGGGTCCTCAGTGCCGGCATTGACCGGTACTGGCGGTCCCGGGCCGTCCGGACGCTGCGGGCCGAGCAGCCGCGGCGGGTGCTGGACGTGGCGACCGGCACCGCCGACCTGGCCCTCAAGGCCCAGCGCACCCTTCATCCCCGCGAGACCATCGGCATCGACCTCTCCGCAGAAATGCTGGACCGGGGGCGGGAGAAGATCGAGCGGGCGAACCTCGCCTCCCGGATCGTGCTCCAGAAGGCGGACGCTGCCGACCTGCCGTTCGACGACGGCACATTCGACGCGGCCTTCGTGGCGTTCGGCGTGCGCAACTTCGAGGACCTCGACGCCGGCCTCGACGACATTCGGCGCGTGCTGCGGCCCGGCGGCGCCCTCGTCGTGCTGGAGTTTAGCACGCCCCGCACGACGCCCATCAAGCAGCTCTACGCGTGGTACAGCCGCCACGTCCTGCCCCGCATCGGCGGCCTGCTGAGCCCCGACCAGGGGGCCTACGAGTACCTGCCCAGTTCGGTCGCGGCGTTTCCGGACGGCGTGGACTTTCTCCGACGAATGGAAGGGACCGGCTTCGTCGACCTGACGTGGACGCCCCTCACGTTCGGCATCGCCTCCCTGTACACGGGTCGGGTGCGATGA
- the pfkA gene encoding 6-phosphofructokinase, which translates to MECLGVYTSGGDAPGMNACLRAVVRTAIANDIAVMGIRRGYEGMIEADFVEMERRSVSNILQSGGTILKSARSEAFRTEEGRRAAANSLRENGIDALVAIGGDGTFRGASKLYDEHGLGVVGCPGTIDNDLYGTDQTIGYDTALNTAIDNIDRIRDTADAHNRLFLVEVMGRDAGFIALNSGIGGGAELILIPETITEMDMVKERILSLMTAQRRSTIVVVAEGDELGGAQGIERALRDDAAFSDIELRSTILGHTQRGGAPTASDRVLASRLGVAAVESLMDGHSDVMVGMTNNEIKLTPLRNVYGRRKSIDYDLLKLTQILS; encoded by the coding sequence ATCGAGTGCCTCGGCGTGTACACCAGTGGCGGCGACGCCCCGGGCATGAACGCGTGCCTCCGGGCCGTCGTCCGCACGGCCATCGCCAACGACATTGCGGTGATGGGCATCCGTCGGGGGTACGAGGGCATGATCGAGGCCGACTTCGTGGAGATGGAGCGGCGCTCGGTCTCCAACATCCTCCAGTCGGGCGGCACGATCCTCAAGAGTGCCCGGTCGGAGGCCTTTCGCACCGAGGAGGGACGCCGGGCGGCGGCCAACAGCCTCCGCGAGAACGGCATCGACGCCCTCGTGGCCATTGGGGGGGACGGCACGTTTCGGGGGGCCTCGAAGCTCTACGACGAACACGGGCTCGGGGTGGTGGGCTGCCCGGGAACCATCGACAACGACCTGTACGGCACCGACCAAACGATCGGGTACGACACGGCCCTCAATACGGCCATCGACAACATCGACCGCATCCGCGATACGGCCGACGCCCACAACCGGCTGTTCCTCGTGGAAGTGATGGGGCGGGACGCCGGGTTTATTGCCCTCAACTCCGGCATCGGGGGCGGGGCGGAGCTGATCCTGATCCCCGAAACCATCACGGAGATGGACATGGTAAAGGAGCGCATCTTGTCCCTCATGACGGCCCAGCGGCGCTCCACCATCGTGGTCGTGGCCGAGGGGGACGAGCTGGGCGGGGCCCAGGGCATCGAGCGCGCGCTGCGGGACGACGCGGCCTTCTCGGACATCGAGCTCCGCTCCACCATTCTCGGCCACACGCAGCGGGGCGGGGCCCCGACGGCCAGCGACCGGGTCCTGGCGAGCCGCCTCGGCGTAGCCGCCGTCGAGTCCTTGATGGACGGCCATTCGGATGTGATGGTGGGCATGACCAACAACGAGATCAAGCTCACGCCCCTCCGCAACGTCTACGGCCGGCGCAAGTCGATCGACTACGACCTGCTGAAGCTGACGCAGATTCTGAGCTAA
- a CDS encoding 50S ribosomal protein L25 encodes MDAPVIEAQPRETGSKAAREIRNNDRVPCVLYGRTVESTPLQIPIAALNKLIYRRSAPVAEVEMNGDTWNCILKDYDLHPLTDRPLHADFQALEEGDEVTLTVPLNYTGIPVGQQNGGDTQQIARELTISVLPENIPAQIEVDIGELVIGDSLHVYDLETDYEIKTSRDQTLVTVVAPQIETAPTTEAEEEEEELTEEEIAEEGEAVDTEEGEPAEGEEAAGEGGADEEYQ; translated from the coding sequence ATGGACGCCCCCGTCATCGAAGCCCAGCCGCGCGAGACCGGCTCGAAGGCCGCCCGCGAAATCCGCAACAACGATCGCGTTCCGTGCGTGCTGTACGGGCGCACCGTGGAGTCGACGCCGCTGCAGATTCCGATCGCCGCCCTCAACAAGCTGATCTATCGGCGCTCGGCCCCGGTGGCTGAGGTTGAGATGAACGGGGACACGTGGAACTGCATCCTGAAGGACTACGACCTGCACCCACTCACGGACCGGCCCCTGCACGCCGACTTCCAGGCGCTCGAAGAGGGCGACGAGGTTACGCTGACGGTGCCGCTGAACTACACCGGGATTCCGGTGGGCCAGCAGAACGGCGGCGACACGCAGCAGATCGCCCGTGAGCTCACGATCTCGGTGCTGCCCGAGAACATTCCCGCCCAGATCGAGGTCGACATCGGCGAGCTCGTCATCGGCGACTCGTTGCACGTCTACGACCTCGAGACCGACTACGAGATCAAAACGTCGAGGGACCAGACGCTCGTCACGGTCGTGGCGCCGCAGATCGAGACCGCACCCACGACCGAGGCTGAAGAAGAAGAGGAGGAGCTCACAGAGGAGGAGATTGCCGAAGAGGGCGAGGCCGTCGACACGGAAGAAGGCGAGCCCGCCGAGGGCGAAGAGGCAGCCGGCGAGGGCGGCGCGGACGAGGAGTATCAGTAA